The following coding sequences are from one Tolumonas lignilytica window:
- the tkt gene encoding transketolase yields the protein MSLDAKTLANAVRMLSVDAVQQANSGHPGAPMGMADIAEVLWRHHLKHNPADPQWLNRDRFVLSNGHGSMLLYSLLHLTGYELSIDDLKQFRQLHSKTPGHPEHGYAPGIETTTGPLGQGIANAVGMALSEKILAAQFNKPGHNIIDHYTYAFMGDGCLMEGISHEVCSLAGTLGLGKLIAFWDDNGISIDGHVDGWFTDDTPARFRAYGWQVLDSVDGHNPQEIEQAIQEAQADTQRPTLICCKTIIGYGSPNKSGSHDCHGAPLGKDEIAHVREFLKWPHAPFEIPQNIYQAWNAKEQGQHYQANWQQHFSAYRAEYPELAAELLRRCSGQLPTNWAEQANAYIADLQANPANIASRQASQKALNQYAKILPELLGGSADLAPSNLTRHTSALDVSVDVPQGNYMHYGVREFGMSAIMNGMALHGGFIPYGGTFLMFMEYARNAVRMAALMKQRSIFVYTHDSIGLGEDGPTHQPVEQLASLRLTPNMETWRPCDQVESAVAWKAAIERANGPSALIFSRQALTQQARTGQQLSDIERGGYILKDCDGTPELIIMATGSEVSLAINAANTLQAEGKKVRVVSLPCTERFDKQSAEYKEQVLPKAVRARLAIEAGIAGYWERYTGLDGDVIGMTSFGESAPADQLFKLFGFSDENVLAKARALLS from the coding sequence ATGAGTTTAGATGCTAAAACCCTTGCCAATGCCGTGCGCATGCTCAGTGTCGATGCAGTACAACAGGCCAACTCCGGCCACCCTGGTGCTCCAATGGGCATGGCCGATATCGCCGAAGTGCTGTGGCGTCATCATTTAAAACATAACCCAGCCGACCCACAATGGCTGAACCGCGACCGCTTTGTGTTATCCAACGGTCACGGCTCGATGCTGCTCTATTCCCTGTTACACCTGACCGGTTATGAACTTTCTATTGACGATTTAAAACAATTCCGCCAACTGCATTCCAAAACACCGGGGCACCCGGAACATGGTTATGCGCCTGGTATTGAAACCACCACTGGCCCGCTCGGTCAGGGTATCGCCAATGCCGTCGGTATGGCGCTGTCTGAAAAAATTCTGGCGGCACAATTCAATAAACCCGGACACAACATCATTGACCATTACACCTATGCGTTTATGGGTGATGGCTGTCTGATGGAAGGCATTTCGCATGAAGTCTGCTCTTTGGCCGGAACATTAGGCCTTGGTAAATTGATAGCCTTCTGGGATGACAACGGTATCTCAATTGATGGTCATGTGGATGGTTGGTTCACTGATGATACTCCCGCTCGTTTCCGCGCTTACGGCTGGCAGGTTCTGGATTCTGTCGACGGACACAATCCGCAGGAAATTGAACAAGCTATTCAGGAAGCCCAAGCCGATACACAACGCCCAACCCTGATCTGCTGCAAAACCATTATCGGTTACGGTTCACCGAATAAATCCGGCAGTCATGATTGCCACGGTGCACCCTTGGGTAAAGACGAAATCGCCCATGTACGAGAATTCCTGAAATGGCCTCACGCTCCTTTTGAAATTCCGCAGAATATCTATCAGGCGTGGAATGCCAAAGAACAGGGGCAACATTATCAGGCCAACTGGCAACAACATTTCAGCGCCTATCGCGCCGAATACCCAGAGTTAGCAGCCGAACTCCTTCGTCGATGCTCAGGCCAGTTGCCAACAAACTGGGCCGAACAAGCCAACGCCTATATCGCCGACTTGCAGGCTAATCCGGCCAACATAGCCAGTCGTCAGGCCAGCCAGAAAGCACTGAATCAATACGCCAAGATACTGCCTGAACTATTGGGTGGCTCTGCGGATCTAGCCCCATCAAACCTCACCCGCCACACATCAGCTCTTGATGTGAGTGTCGATGTTCCGCAAGGGAACTACATGCACTATGGCGTCCGTGAGTTTGGCATGTCTGCCATCATGAATGGCATGGCGCTGCATGGTGGGTTTATCCCTTACGGCGGCACCTTCCTGATGTTTATGGAATATGCCCGCAACGCCGTACGTATGGCTGCACTGATGAAGCAACGTTCTATTTTCGTCTATACCCATGATTCGATTGGTCTGGGGGAAGACGGCCCGACACACCAACCAGTAGAGCAACTGGCCAGCCTGCGCTTAACACCGAATATGGAAACCTGGCGCCCATGCGATCAGGTAGAAAGTGCTGTTGCGTGGAAAGCCGCGATTGAGCGGGCAAACGGCCCAAGCGCGCTGATCTTCAGCCGTCAGGCACTGACGCAACAGGCAAGAACAGGCCAACAGCTCAGTGACATCGAACGCGGTGGCTACATCCTCAAAGATTGTGACGGCACGCCGGAGCTCATCATCATGGCGACAGGTTCTGAGGTCAGCCTTGCCATCAATGCCGCCAACACACTCCAGGCAGAAGGTAAGAAAGTCAGAGTCGTTTCGTTACCCTGTACCGAGCGTTTTGACAAACAATCGGCAGAGTACAAAGAACAGGTTCTGCCTAAAGCCGTCCGAGCACGCCTCGCGATTGAAGCCGGTATTGCCGGTTACTGGGAGCGCTACACCGGGTTGGATGGTGACGTGATTGGCATGACCAGCTTTGGTGAATCTGCACCGGCAGACCAGTTGTTCAAACTGTTTGGGTTTAGCGATGAGAATGTTTTAGCGAAAGCGCGCGCATTATTGTCTTAA
- the xseA gene encoding exodeoxyribonuclease VII large subunit, with translation MAISQPVIYTVSRLNTVVRLLLEQEMGLVWLTAEISNLVQHSSGHWYFTLKDQQAQIKAAMFKGQNRRVSFRPQNGQQILVQGQLSLYEARGDYQLIVEKMQPAGDGLLQMKLEALKTKLSAEGVFDSQRKRALPTQPKQVGIITSPTGAAVHDMLTILARRDPALPVILYPSAVQGESAAPALIKALETAWQRNECDVLIIGRGGGSLEDLWCFNDESVVRAIAASPIPIISAVGHETDVTLSDFAADLRAPTPSAAAELVSRDQQQQLHKVAQYQHRLQQAIQLRLQQYHLSWQQKFTQLNIQNPEFQLRQKIQKQDELQSRLERAMVQKMRQSRQQWEREHQRLQHQSPQQRLPLLTKQHSHLLQRLLAAIQNKQHTSEQTLSRLSSQLNALSPLQVLARGYSVTTNANGELIHNSHQVTEGEKLSIRLHEGTLLVTTEKVQPGS, from the coding sequence GTGGCGATTTCTCAACCTGTAATTTATACCGTCAGTCGACTAAACACTGTTGTTCGTCTCCTTTTGGAACAGGAAATGGGCTTGGTCTGGTTGACCGCTGAAATCTCTAATCTGGTACAACACAGTTCCGGTCACTGGTATTTCACGCTGAAAGATCAACAGGCACAAATTAAAGCCGCTATGTTCAAAGGGCAAAACCGTCGTGTCAGTTTCCGCCCACAAAATGGCCAGCAAATACTGGTTCAAGGGCAGTTATCGTTGTATGAGGCGCGGGGCGATTATCAATTGATCGTCGAAAAAATGCAGCCTGCTGGCGATGGTCTATTGCAAATGAAACTGGAAGCCCTGAAAACTAAACTGTCAGCCGAAGGGGTATTCGATTCACAACGAAAGCGTGCTTTACCAACACAACCGAAGCAAGTCGGTATTATCACCTCCCCAACAGGCGCAGCCGTGCACGATATGCTGACGATTCTGGCCCGGCGAGATCCAGCATTACCCGTGATCCTCTATCCCAGTGCCGTACAAGGTGAAAGTGCTGCTCCTGCGCTAATAAAAGCGTTAGAAACCGCCTGGCAACGCAACGAATGTGATGTGTTGATTATCGGCCGAGGTGGCGGTTCTTTAGAGGACCTCTGGTGCTTCAATGACGAAAGCGTCGTAAGGGCCATAGCTGCCAGCCCAATCCCGATTATCAGTGCTGTGGGCCATGAAACAGATGTAACACTCTCTGATTTCGCCGCCGATTTACGTGCTCCCACGCCATCAGCGGCGGCTGAATTAGTCAGTCGGGATCAGCAACAACAATTGCACAAAGTAGCGCAATATCAACATCGTCTGCAGCAGGCAATCCAGCTTCGGTTACAACAGTATCACCTCAGCTGGCAGCAAAAATTTACTCAACTCAATATTCAGAATCCTGAATTTCAGCTCCGGCAAAAAATACAAAAACAAGACGAACTGCAATCTCGTCTGGAAAGAGCTATGGTGCAAAAAATGCGGCAGAGCAGACAACAATGGGAAAGAGAGCACCAGCGATTACAACACCAGTCCCCTCAACAACGTCTACCGCTTCTGACAAAGCAGCATTCTCATCTGCTCCAGCGACTGTTAGCCGCTATACAGAATAAGCAACACACTAGTGAACAAACGCTATCCCGTTTAAGTAGTCAACTCAATGCATTAAGCCCACTGCAGGTTCTTGCCCGAGGTTACTCGGTAACCACAAATGCCAACGGTGAATTGATCCATAACAGTCATCAGGTAACGGAAGGCGAAAAACTCAGTATCCGATTACATGAAGGAACTTTGCTGGTAACAACAGAAAAGGTTCAACCCGGAAGTTAA
- the guaA gene encoding glutamine-hydrolyzing GMP synthase: protein MSKNIHDHRILILDFGSQYTQLIARRVREIGVYCELWAWDVTEEQIREFNPNGIILSGGPESVTEAGSPRAPEYVFNAGVPVLGVCYGMQTMSEQLGGSVESSDKREFGYAKVQLVKDSELFHSIEDSLADNGRPELDVWMSHGDKVATIPADFVTIAATPTCPHAAMANEAKRFYGVQFHPEVTHTKQGARMLERFVKDICQCDALWTPATIIEDAVKRIKEQVGDDEVILGLSGGVDSSVVAMLIHRAIGKKLTCVFVDNGLLRLNEGHQVMEMFGDHFGLNIIKVDAEERFLSALKGIADPELKRKAIGRVFVEVFDDESKKLTNAKWLAQGTIYPDVIESAASKTGKAHVIKSHHNVGGLPDDMKMGLVEPLRELFKDEVRRVGLELGLPYNMLYRHPFPGPGLGVRVLGEVKKEYCDLLRRADAIFIEELHKADLYHKVSQAFTVFLPVRSVGVMGDGRKYDWVVSLRAVETIDFMTAHWAHLPYDFLGHVSNRIINEINGISRVVYDISGKPPATIEWE, encoded by the coding sequence ATGAGTAAAAATATTCACGATCACCGTATTCTGATCCTGGACTTCGGTTCGCAATATACCCAGCTGATTGCACGTCGTGTGCGTGAAATTGGCGTCTACTGCGAGCTGTGGGCGTGGGACGTAACTGAAGAGCAGATCCGCGAGTTTAATCCAAACGGGATCATTCTGTCTGGCGGCCCTGAGTCTGTGACGGAAGCGGGTAGCCCGCGTGCGCCAGAGTATGTGTTTAATGCTGGTGTACCTGTTCTGGGTGTGTGTTATGGCATGCAGACCATGTCTGAACAGCTGGGCGGCAGTGTAGAAAGCTCAGACAAACGTGAGTTTGGTTACGCGAAAGTGCAGCTGGTAAAAGACAGCGAATTGTTCCATAGCATTGAAGATTCATTGGCTGACAACGGTCGTCCTGAACTGGATGTTTGGATGAGTCACGGCGATAAAGTGGCGACTATTCCAGCTGACTTTGTGACTATTGCGGCGACACCAACTTGCCCGCATGCGGCGATGGCGAATGAAGCTAAACGTTTCTATGGCGTGCAGTTCCACCCTGAAGTAACTCACACCAAACAAGGCGCCCGTATGCTGGAGCGTTTTGTAAAAGACATCTGTCAATGCGACGCGTTGTGGACGCCAGCCACCATCATCGAAGATGCCGTGAAACGCATCAAAGAGCAGGTAGGTGACGATGAAGTGATTCTGGGCCTGTCTGGTGGTGTGGATTCATCAGTTGTTGCTATGTTGATCCACCGTGCTATCGGCAAGAAATTAACTTGTGTATTCGTTGATAACGGCTTGCTGCGTCTGAATGAAGGCCATCAAGTCATGGAAATGTTCGGCGATCATTTCGGTCTGAACATCATTAAAGTGGATGCGGAAGAGCGTTTCCTGTCTGCGCTGAAAGGCATTGCTGACCCTGAGTTGAAACGTAAAGCAATCGGCCGTGTGTTTGTCGAAGTATTCGATGATGAATCGAAGAAACTGACTAACGCGAAGTGGCTGGCTCAGGGCACCATTTACCCTGACGTCATTGAGTCTGCTGCGTCTAAGACTGGTAAAGCCCATGTGATCAAGTCGCATCATAACGTTGGCGGTCTGCCTGACGATATGAAAATGGGCTTGGTTGAACCACTGCGTGAACTGTTTAAAGATGAAGTTCGCCGTGTTGGTCTGGAGCTGGGTCTGCCATACAACATGCTTTACCGTCATCCGTTCCCAGGCCCAGGCTTAGGTGTTCGTGTGCTGGGTGAAGTGAAGAAAGAGTATTGCGACTTACTGCGTCGCGCTGATGCGATCTTCATCGAAGAACTGCACAAGGCGGATCTGTATCACAAAGTGAGCCAGGCATTTACCGTATTCCTGCCAGTACGCTCTGTGGGTGTAATGGGCGATGGTCGTAAATATGACTGGGTTGTTTCACTGCGTGCGGTAGAAACGATCGATTTTATGACTGCTCATTGGGCACACCTGCCATATGATTTCTTAGGTCATGTTTCTAACAGAATAATCAATGAAATCAATGGTATAAGCCGTGTAGTTTACGATATCTCTGGTAAGCCGCCAGCAACAATCGAGTGGGAATAA
- a CDS encoding DUF1289 domain-containing protein has product MGEANHQEQLELFPIPSPCIGYCQTDNKGYCLGCFRSREERFNWLKYTPPQQREIIRLCKQRKYRRLLAAQQKQATPEDEASTTLPLFGDDYEA; this is encoded by the coding sequence ATGGGTGAAGCAAACCATCAGGAACAACTGGAACTCTTTCCTATTCCCAGTCCTTGCATCGGATATTGCCAGACAGATAACAAAGGTTACTGTCTGGGCTGTTTCCGTTCTCGTGAAGAGCGTTTCAACTGGCTGAAATATACGCCGCCACAGCAACGCGAAATTATCCGTCTTTGTAAGCAACGCAAATACCGCCGATTACTCGCGGCACAACAAAAACAGGCAACGCCGGAAGACGAAGCCTCAACCACGTTGCCACTATTTGGTGATGATTACGAAGCCTGA
- a CDS encoding leucine-rich repeat-containing protein kinase family protein: MHTLEQLRAGKLKGIRRLTLCCGLTEFPREIFSLADSLEILDLSGNHLSSLPDDLARLSRLKVIFCSQNQFTQLPAVLGQCPSLSMVGFKSNQIEDVPAESLPSQLRWLILTDNRVKSLPDNIGDCTALQKLMLAGNQLSELPVSLANCQALELIRIAANRLAVFPDWLLSLPRLTWLAYAGNPFSHQLEQQALRAEQRKIDWHRLDIAELLGEGASGLIYRATLRQNDYLQPVAVKLFKGAMTSDGLPLCEMAATMKTGRHTGLTQTVGQIQNHPDGVDGLVMALIPNEFGNLAGPPSLESCTRDVYPAELRCSQSVLLRIAAQIAGAACHLHQQGVMHGDLYAHNILWTNTGDALLSDFGAASFFDPAELHRSEQFQRLEVRAFGCLLEELTARCDDLSVSVQEALQQLIAACLQPQMAYRPSFADICGRLQQITQAS, from the coding sequence ATGCACACACTTGAACAACTGCGGGCGGGGAAATTAAAAGGGATCCGCCGGTTAACGCTCTGTTGCGGTTTAACGGAGTTCCCCCGAGAGATTTTCTCACTGGCAGACTCGCTGGAGATTCTTGATCTTTCGGGTAATCATCTCTCATCGTTGCCCGATGACCTCGCTCGGCTTTCCCGGCTGAAAGTGATTTTTTGTTCACAGAATCAGTTTACCCAGTTACCCGCTGTGTTGGGGCAATGTCCGTCACTTAGTATGGTTGGATTTAAATCCAATCAGATTGAGGATGTGCCGGCAGAATCGTTGCCTTCACAATTACGTTGGCTGATCCTGACGGACAATCGAGTGAAAAGCCTGCCTGATAATATCGGCGATTGTACTGCGTTACAAAAGCTCATGCTGGCCGGAAATCAGCTCTCTGAACTACCGGTCTCACTGGCTAACTGTCAGGCTTTGGAATTGATCCGGATTGCGGCCAACCGCTTGGCTGTATTTCCTGACTGGTTGTTGTCATTGCCGCGCTTAACGTGGCTGGCGTATGCAGGTAATCCATTTTCGCATCAGTTGGAACAACAGGCTTTGCGCGCTGAGCAAAGAAAAATTGACTGGCATCGGTTAGATATCGCTGAACTGCTGGGTGAGGGCGCGTCGGGCCTGATTTACCGGGCAACGCTCCGGCAAAACGATTATTTGCAACCGGTGGCCGTGAAACTGTTTAAAGGAGCGATGACCAGTGATGGTCTGCCGTTGTGCGAAATGGCCGCCACGATGAAAACCGGTCGGCATACCGGTCTGACACAAACGGTGGGCCAGATTCAGAATCATCCGGACGGCGTCGACGGTTTGGTCATGGCATTGATCCCGAATGAGTTTGGCAATCTGGCCGGGCCACCGAGTCTTGAGTCATGTACCCGCGATGTTTATCCGGCAGAACTACGCTGTTCTCAATCTGTCTTGTTGCGAATAGCCGCTCAGATCGCAGGAGCTGCTTGTCATCTGCATCAGCAAGGGGTCATGCATGGTGACCTTTATGCGCATAATATTTTATGGACAAACACAGGTGATGCCTTACTCAGTGATTTTGGTGCAGCATCATTTTTTGACCCGGCAGAGCTGCATCGTTCTGAGCAATTCCAGCGTCTGGAGGTGAGGGCGTTTGGTTGTTTATTAGAGGAACTGACGGCGCGTTGTGATGATTTAAGCGTTTCCGTTCAGGAAGCGCTGCAGCAATTGATCGCGGCTTGTTTACAACCTCAAATGGCATATCGCCCTTCATTTGCGGATATTTGCGGTCGTTTACAGCAGATTACTCAGGCTTCGTAA
- the guaB gene encoding IMP dehydrogenase: MLRIAKEALTFDDVLLVPAHSIVLPNTADLRTHLTKDIVLNIPMVSAAMDTVTGARLAIALAQEGGLGFIHKNMSIEQQADKVRRVKKFESGIVTDPVTVFPDMTIAQIKELTFRSGFGGFPVVDTDGSLVGIITGRDVRFVTDLSMKVHEVMTPKSRLVTVHENASRESVQSLMQKHRIEKVLIVNDDFKLSGMITVKDFQKAERKPNACKDAMGRLRVGAAVGAGAGNEERVAALVAAGVDVLLIDSSHGHSQGVLDRIRETRQQFPNLPIVGGNIATAKGAEALIEAGVSAVKVGIGPGSICTTRIVTGCGVPQITAISDAAEAAKGTGIPVIADGGIRFSGDISKAIAAGASLVMVGSMFAGTEESPGEIELYQGRSYKSYRGMGSLGAMSKGSSDRYFQSDNAADKLVPEGIEGRVAYKGWLKEIIHQQMGGLRSAMGLTGSATIEDLRTKAEFVKITGSGIQESHVHDVTITKEAPNYRMG; encoded by the coding sequence ATGTTACGCATAGCTAAAGAAGCATTGACCTTTGACGACGTTCTGTTGGTCCCTGCACACTCCATTGTTCTTCCTAATACCGCCGATCTGCGCACTCATCTGACAAAAGATATCGTGCTGAACATTCCTATGGTTTCTGCTGCGATGGATACCGTGACCGGTGCGCGTCTGGCCATTGCACTGGCTCAGGAAGGTGGCTTAGGTTTCATCCATAAAAACATGTCTATCGAACAACAGGCTGACAAAGTTCGCCGTGTTAAGAAATTCGAAAGTGGTATCGTGACTGACCCGGTGACTGTGTTCCCGGATATGACCATTGCTCAGATCAAGGAGCTGACCTTCCGCAGTGGTTTCGGTGGTTTTCCTGTTGTTGATACCGATGGTTCGCTGGTGGGGATCATTACGGGTCGTGACGTCCGTTTCGTGACGGATCTGAGCATGAAAGTGCATGAAGTGATGACACCGAAGTCACGTCTGGTGACGGTGCATGAAAATGCATCTCGTGAATCAGTACAATCTTTGATGCAAAAACACCGTATCGAGAAAGTGCTGATCGTAAATGACGATTTTAAACTGTCAGGGATGATCACCGTAAAAGATTTCCAGAAAGCAGAACGCAAGCCTAACGCGTGTAAAGACGCGATGGGTCGTCTGCGTGTTGGTGCTGCTGTCGGTGCCGGTGCGGGTAACGAAGAACGTGTTGCTGCACTGGTTGCTGCCGGTGTTGACGTGTTATTGATCGACTCTTCTCATGGTCACTCTCAGGGTGTTCTGGATCGTATCCGTGAAACTCGTCAGCAGTTCCCGAATCTGCCTATCGTTGGCGGTAATATTGCGACCGCGAAAGGTGCTGAAGCACTGATCGAAGCGGGTGTGAGTGCGGTGAAAGTGGGTATCGGCCCAGGTTCTATTTGTACAACCCGTATCGTTACTGGTTGTGGTGTGCCACAGATCACTGCAATCTCTGACGCTGCTGAAGCAGCGAAAGGCACTGGTATTCCAGTCATCGCTGATGGCGGTATCCGCTTCTCTGGTGACATTTCCAAAGCTATTGCTGCTGGTGCAAGTCTGGTGATGGTGGGTTCCATGTTTGCTGGTACTGAAGAATCTCCAGGTGAAATCGAGCTGTATCAGGGTCGCTCTTACAAATCTTACCGTGGTATGGGTTCATTAGGTGCGATGTCGAAAGGCTCTTCTGACCGTTACTTCCAGTCTGATAACGCGGCTGACAAGCTGGTTCCGGAAGGTATTGAAGGCCGTGTAGCTTACAAAGGCTGGTTAAAAGAGATCATTCATCAGCAAATGGGTGGTTTACGCTCTGCCATGGGCCTCACTGGTTCTGCTACAATAGAGGACTTGCGTACTAAGGCAGAATTCGTGAAGATCACCGGCTCAGGTATTCAGGAGTCACACGTACACGATGTGACGATCACGAAAGAAGCCCCGAACTATCGCATGGGCTAA
- a CDS encoding putative transporter yields the protein MNEIALAVSVLSLVAIVGLWLGNLRVYGVGLGIGGVLFGGIAVGHFAKLYGLVIDFHTLDFIREFGLILFVYTIGIQVGPGFFASLRSSGLKLNAFAALLVVLGAVIAVIIHKVLNIPLPVILGIYSGSVTNTPSLGAGQLMLSSLGADSNVMALSYAVAYPFGICGILLSMWLVRLVFRINVDSEARLYQQQSGLGHAGLQTMNVEVKNTNLNGLTLQEIPDLEEGEVVCSRLKRNNELLVPKSDTVIQLGDLLHLVGDKKALRKVRLVIGDEVAASLSTQGTDMRVERVVVTNEKVLGKNLGELQFKNKYDVVVSRLNRAGIELVPTSGSGLQFGDILNLVGRPEAIDAVAGVVGNAQNKLQQVQMLPVFIGIGLGVLVGSIPFYVPGFSAALSLGLAGGPLIVALILSRIGNVGSLYWFMPPSANLALREIGIVLFLSVVGLKSGGGFIATLIHGDGLLWMACGAAITLLPLLIVGVLARIFGRINYLSLCGLMAGSMTDPPALAFANAIHPTCDAASLSYATVYPMVMFLRIISPQLLIILLWSGG from the coding sequence ATGAATGAAATTGCGTTGGCAGTGAGTGTGTTATCTCTGGTAGCCATAGTGGGATTGTGGCTTGGAAACTTGCGGGTTTATGGCGTGGGGTTAGGCATCGGCGGCGTGTTATTTGGCGGGATAGCTGTTGGTCATTTTGCGAAGTTATATGGGCTGGTTATTGATTTTCATACACTCGATTTTATCCGGGAATTTGGTCTTATCTTATTTGTGTATACCATCGGGATCCAGGTCGGCCCGGGCTTTTTTGCTTCGTTACGTTCATCGGGATTAAAGTTGAATGCGTTCGCTGCGTTATTGGTGGTGCTGGGCGCCGTGATCGCGGTGATTATTCATAAAGTCTTAAATATTCCATTACCTGTAATTTTGGGCATTTATTCCGGCTCGGTGACCAATACGCCTTCATTGGGAGCGGGGCAATTAATGTTGAGCTCGCTGGGGGCAGATTCCAATGTGATGGCACTGAGTTATGCCGTAGCCTATCCATTCGGTATTTGCGGCATCCTGCTTTCTATGTGGCTGGTCAGATTGGTTTTCAGGATCAATGTAGACAGTGAGGCCCGGTTATATCAGCAACAATCTGGCTTGGGACATGCCGGATTGCAGACGATGAATGTGGAAGTTAAAAATACGAATCTTAATGGACTGACCTTACAGGAAATTCCGGATTTAGAGGAAGGTGAGGTGGTCTGTTCCCGCCTGAAACGAAATAACGAATTGCTGGTTCCTAAATCAGATACTGTGATTCAGTTGGGGGATCTGTTGCATCTGGTTGGTGATAAGAAAGCGCTGCGTAAGGTCAGACTGGTTATTGGTGATGAAGTGGCTGCCTCGCTGTCAACCCAGGGCACAGACATGCGGGTGGAACGGGTGGTGGTGACGAATGAGAAAGTATTGGGTAAAAATCTGGGCGAGCTGCAATTTAAAAATAAATACGATGTGGTGGTTTCACGTTTAAACCGGGCGGGTATCGAATTGGTGCCAACCAGTGGCTCAGGATTGCAATTCGGCGACATTCTGAATCTGGTGGGGCGGCCTGAAGCGATTGATGCCGTTGCTGGGGTGGTGGGGAATGCGCAGAACAAATTGCAACAGGTGCAGATGTTACCTGTATTTATCGGTATTGGATTGGGGGTATTGGTCGGATCGATTCCCTTTTATGTACCGGGATTTTCGGCGGCGTTATCACTGGGGCTGGCGGGTGGACCGCTGATTGTGGCGTTAATACTATCCCGTATTGGTAATGTCGGTTCTTTGTATTGGTTTATGCCGCCGAGCGCGAATTTGGCGTTACGTGAAATCGGGATCGTTTTGTTTTTATCGGTGGTCGGTCTGAAATCAGGGGGCGGATTTATTGCGACTTTGATTCATGGTGACGGGTTACTCTGGATGGCATGTGGTGCGGCAATCACTTTACTCCCATTACTGATCGTGGGTGTGCTGGCCAGAATCTTCGGGCGGATAAATTACTTGTCGTTGTGCGGCTTGATGGCCGGGTCGATGACAGATCCCCCAGCATTGGCTTTTGCCAATGCGATCCATCCAACCTGTGATGCGGCTTCCTTATCGTATGCGACGGTTTATCCGATGGTGATGTTTTTACGCATTATTTCACCGCAACTGTTGATTATCTTGTTGTGGAGCGGCGGTTAG
- a CDS encoding multidrug effflux MFS transporter, with protein sequence MSNTAEQVVSLPDESVTAKTSIWLMSILGALMAFTSLSTDIYLPAMPGMARELHGNVELTVTGFLIGFMIAQLIWGPISDHVGRRIPLFIGMVLFVIGSIGCASSHSMTGIVFWRVFQALGACTGPMLARAMIRDLFSRTEGARMLSTLVIIMAIAPIAGPLLGGQIIRFSDWHSIFWLLAIIGSLMFISLAWLSETLAPEKRTKASFQSVFTNYTRLLKNVAFMKYTLCVTLYYVAAYAFITGSPAVYISYFGVEAQYYGWLFAVNILGVVAISFVNRTLVRRFSLQRLLRVSSLISALAMLAMGIAVRMDVGGLYLMLGLIFIFFSMNGVIAASATAAALDEVPEIAGSASALIGSLQYGSGIISSLLLAFFGNQTPWTMTWIMLLFTCGSALVVRIKTIEK encoded by the coding sequence ATGAGTAATACCGCAGAACAAGTCGTGAGCCTGCCGGATGAGTCGGTAACAGCAAAAACCAGTATCTGGCTGATGTCGATTCTGGGTGCTTTAATGGCCTTTACTTCGCTATCGACGGATATTTATCTGCCTGCGATGCCGGGAATGGCCCGCGAGCTTCATGGGAATGTTGAACTCACGGTAACAGGCTTTCTCATCGGTTTCATGATTGCCCAGTTGATCTGGGGGCCAATCAGCGATCATGTTGGTCGTCGCATTCCCTTGTTTATTGGCATGGTGTTGTTTGTCATTGGTTCGATAGGTTGTGCGTCATCGCACAGTATGACGGGCATTGTCTTTTGGCGTGTCTTCCAGGCACTTGGCGCTTGTACCGGCCCGATGCTGGCGAGAGCCATGATACGGGATCTGTTTTCTCGTACAGAAGGCGCCCGGATGCTTTCTACGTTGGTGATCATCATGGCGATCGCGCCAATTGCCGGACCGCTGTTGGGTGGGCAGATCATCCGTTTTTCCGATTGGCATAGCATTTTCTGGTTACTGGCGATCATCGGCTCGCTGATGTTTATCTCTTTGGCCTGGTTATCGGAAACGTTGGCACCGGAAAAACGCACCAAAGCGTCGTTTCAGTCGGTGTTTACTAATTACACGCGGTTACTGAAAAACGTCGCTTTCATGAAATATACCTTATGCGTGACCTTATATTATGTCGCTGCGTATGCGTTTATCACGGGGTCTCCGGCCGTTTATATTTCTTATTTCGGCGTGGAGGCTCAGTATTACGGCTGGTTATTTGCGGTCAATATTTTGGGCGTTGTTGCTATCAGTTTTGTCAATCGTACGTTGGTTCGGCGATTTTCATTACAGCGCCTGTTACGGGTTTCCAGCCTGATCTCTGCGCTGGCCATGCTGGCGATGGGGATTGCGGTCAGAATGGATGTCGGTGGGTTATATCTTATGCTGGGGCTGATCTTCATTTTTTTCTCAATGAATGGAGTTATTGCGGCGTCAGCAACAGCGGCTGCTTTAGATGAAGTGCCGGAAATAGCCGGTTCTGCGTCAGCATTGATCGGTTCTTTGCAATATGGCAGCGGTATTATTTCATCGTTATTACTGGCTTTTTTTGGTAATCAGACTCCATGGACGATGACGTGGATCATGTTACTTTTTACCTGTGGCAGCGCGCTGGTGGTGAGAATCAAAACCATCGAGAAATAA